In Providencia rettgeri, the following proteins share a genomic window:
- a CDS encoding glycoside hydrolase family 1 protein has translation MTKFPNTFLWGGAIAANQAEGAYLTAGKELSTSDVQPNGIFGELVERNDNDQYIKDVAIDFYHRYPEDIALFAEMGFTCLRTSIAWSRIFPLGDELTANEDGLAFYDSLFDEMAKYNIQPVITLSHYEMPYHLVTEYGGWGNRKTIEFFERYARTVFERYKDKVKLWLTFNEINMSLHAPMTGVGLPENSSPSAVYQAIHHQLVASARVTKACHDIIPDAKIGNMLLGGLVYPLTCKPDDVWETLTENRKWLFFGDVQCRGQYPGYMLRYFKDQQINITITEEDKRDLQHTVDFISFSYYMTGCVTADKDEYEKKRGNILSMVPNPHLESSEWGWQIDPKGMRTLLNLLWDRYQKPLFIVENGLGAIDEITPEGEIIDDYRIQYINDHLVQIHEAIQDGVDIMGYTSWGPIDIVSASKAEMSKRYGFIHVDRDNQGNGSLERKRKKSFYWYQSIIKSQGELLR, from the coding sequence ATGACCAAATTTCCGAATACCTTTTTATGGGGTGGCGCAATTGCAGCAAACCAAGCCGAAGGCGCATATTTAACGGCAGGGAAAGAATTAAGTACATCTGATGTTCAGCCAAATGGTATTTTTGGAGAGCTTGTTGAACGAAATGATAACGACCAATATATTAAAGATGTCGCTATCGATTTTTATCATCGCTATCCAGAGGATATCGCTCTTTTTGCTGAAATGGGCTTCACCTGCTTACGCACCTCTATTGCATGGAGCCGTATATTTCCACTTGGTGACGAATTAACAGCCAATGAAGACGGCCTCGCTTTTTACGATAGTTTATTTGATGAAATGGCGAAATATAACATTCAACCCGTTATTACTTTATCCCATTATGAAATGCCCTATCACCTAGTGACAGAGTATGGCGGTTGGGGAAACCGTAAAACAATTGAATTTTTCGAACGTTATGCACGTACCGTCTTTGAGCGCTATAAAGATAAAGTCAAACTGTGGCTGACATTCAATGAAATCAATATGTCTTTACATGCACCAATGACTGGCGTGGGCCTGCCTGAAAATAGTTCTCCTTCAGCAGTTTACCAAGCAATTCACCACCAGCTCGTTGCCAGTGCAAGAGTCACGAAAGCCTGCCATGACATTATTCCTGATGCCAAAATCGGTAATATGTTATTAGGGGGTCTTGTTTATCCATTAACTTGTAAACCTGATGATGTGTGGGAAACCCTGACGGAAAATCGTAAATGGCTGTTTTTTGGTGATGTACAGTGTAGAGGGCAATACCCAGGCTATATGCTGCGTTATTTTAAAGACCAGCAAATTAATATAACGATTACAGAAGAAGATAAACGCGATTTACAGCATACCGTGGACTTTATCTCATTCAGTTATTATATGACGGGTTGCGTGACTGCGGATAAAGATGAATATGAGAAAAAACGCGGAAATATTCTCAGCATGGTTCCAAACCCTCATTTAGAAAGTTCAGAGTGGGGGTGGCAAATAGATCCCAAAGGGATGAGAACACTTTTAAATTTATTATGGGATAGATACCAAAAACCATTATTTATTGTTGAAAATGGATTAGGCGCTATTGATGAAATAACGCCTGAAGGAGAAATTATTGATGATTATCGTATTCAATATATCAACGACCATTTAGTTCAGATACATGAAGCCATCCAAGATGGTGTAGACATTATGGGCTATACCAGTTGGGGGCCGATTGATATTGTTAGCGCATCCAAAGCTGAAATGTCAAAACGCTATGGTTTTATTCATGTTGACCGTGACAACCAAGGTAATGGCTCTCTCGAAAGAAAACGTAAAAAAAGCTTTTATTGGTATCAAAGTATTATTAAGAGCCAAGGAGAGTTATTACGCTAA
- the bglF gene encoding PTS beta-glucoside transporter subunit IIABC — MKYQPLAEQIINDVGGQDNIVNVIHCATRLRFKLKEIKKANPEHLKQNSEVITVVESGGQFQVVIGNHVHEVYNAINQLIGKEDVTTEHSLKESGQIANEKKDKENILSHFIDIVSSIFTPILGVMAASGILKGFLSLSVTLNWLSEQSATYKLWFAASDSLFYFFPLVLGYTAGKKFGGSPFLTMAIGGALVHPSMIAAFQQSLNGSATEYFLGLPVTFINYSTSVIPIIFAAWLSCLLEKQLNTLLPAAMKNFISPLLCLLIIVPLTFLVIGPSATWLSLLIADTFQTIYNFTPVIAGAFMGAIWQVCVIFGLHWGIVPISINNLSVYGQDALVPLLLPAVAGQVGAALGVMLATRNAKMRIMAGSSVTAGIFGITEPAVYGVTLPLRRPFIFGCIGGGVGGAIIGYSQTLTYSFGLVNIFTFTQIIPESGFNNTVWGAIIGSLLSFVFACLATRLFGLKHETKLIQPTHVQAQPVTDNDILSPMSGHSLPLTNVPDETFASGLLGQGAAIVPTVGAVYAPFDGEVGSFFKTGHALGLLSQSGIELLIHVGIDTVKLDGLYFTPQVKQGDTFKAGDLLLTFELEKIIEAGYDLTTPIIISNSDDYAAVETTLLNQTINSGLTFMTVNPK; from the coding sequence ATGAAGTACCAACCTTTAGCAGAGCAGATAATTAACGATGTAGGCGGCCAAGACAATATCGTCAATGTCATTCATTGTGCAACGCGTTTGCGTTTTAAGCTTAAAGAGATAAAAAAAGCCAACCCTGAGCATTTAAAGCAAAACTCAGAAGTGATTACCGTTGTTGAAAGCGGGGGCCAATTTCAGGTAGTTATTGGTAACCATGTACATGAGGTTTATAACGCAATAAACCAACTCATTGGCAAAGAAGATGTAACGACAGAACATTCCCTAAAAGAAAGCGGTCAGATAGCTAACGAGAAAAAAGACAAAGAAAATATTCTTAGCCATTTTATCGATATTGTCTCCAGTATATTCACACCAATACTCGGCGTGATGGCAGCCTCGGGGATTTTAAAAGGTTTCCTTTCTTTATCTGTCACTCTTAATTGGTTATCAGAACAAAGTGCCACTTATAAATTATGGTTTGCTGCCAGTGACTCATTATTTTATTTTTTCCCTTTAGTTCTCGGTTATACCGCGGGTAAAAAGTTTGGAGGAAGCCCATTCTTAACCATGGCAATTGGTGGTGCTTTAGTACACCCATCAATGATAGCGGCATTTCAACAAAGCCTTAATGGTTCGGCTACTGAATATTTTCTAGGTTTACCTGTTACATTCATTAATTATAGTACTTCGGTTATTCCTATTATCTTTGCAGCTTGGCTGAGTTGTTTATTAGAAAAGCAGCTGAATACTTTATTGCCTGCTGCGATGAAAAACTTCATCTCGCCACTCTTATGTTTACTGATTATCGTTCCTCTCACTTTCTTGGTTATTGGCCCATCAGCAACCTGGCTAAGCCTATTAATTGCAGATACTTTCCAAACTATTTATAACTTTACCCCCGTTATTGCTGGTGCATTTATGGGGGCGATTTGGCAGGTTTGTGTTATTTTCGGCCTACATTGGGGCATTGTTCCCATTAGCATCAATAATCTTAGTGTTTATGGACAAGATGCGCTGGTTCCATTGCTTCTTCCTGCCGTTGCGGGGCAAGTCGGTGCAGCACTTGGCGTCATGCTAGCCACTCGCAATGCAAAGATGCGGATTATGGCAGGCTCTTCCGTCACCGCAGGGATCTTTGGCATTACCGAACCCGCCGTTTATGGCGTCACTTTACCGCTGCGCCGTCCCTTTATTTTTGGCTGCATCGGTGGTGGTGTCGGTGGTGCAATCATCGGTTATAGCCAAACGCTGACCTACTCTTTTGGCTTAGTCAACATTTTCACTTTCACACAAATCATTCCTGAAAGTGGTTTCAATAATACCGTTTGGGGAGCGATTATTGGATCATTGCTTTCTTTTGTTTTTGCTTGCCTAGCAACGCGCCTCTTTGGGCTTAAACATGAAACTAAACTCATTCAACCTACCCATGTTCAAGCTCAACCCGTGACTGACAATGATATTTTGTCCCCTATGTCTGGGCACTCACTTCCACTAACAAATGTCCCTGATGAAACATTCGCCAGTGGATTACTCGGACAAGGTGCCGCCATTGTCCCAACTGTTGGCGCAGTCTATGCCCCATTCGATGGTGAAGTTGGCTCATTTTTTAAAACTGGCCATGCGCTAGGTCTATTAAGCCAAAGTGGAATTGAATTATTAATCCATGTTGGCATCGATACCGTAAAACTCGATGGGCTTTACTTTACCCCCCAAGTTAAACAAGGGGATACATTCAAAGCCGGTGACCTTCTTCTCACCTTTGAATTAGAGAAAATTATTGAGGCTGGTTATGACTTAACAACGCCAATCATTATTAGTAATAGTGATGATTACGCCGCCGTTGAAACAACCTTGCTGAACCAGACAATCAATTCTGGACTTACATTCATGACAGTTAATCCGAAATAA
- the licT gene encoding BglG family transcription antiterminator LicT — MQIAKILNNNVVVALNEQQQEIVIMGRGLAFQMKVNDFIDPKKIEKIFELRSHELTNRLSELLSQIPISVMQVCDKIIENAKSKLGSLHESLYIVLTDHCNYAIERQQKGLAITNTMLWEIQRLYPKEYQLGLASLALIKQDLEIDLPIDEAGFIALHFVNAQLTGEMPVVMQTMDVMQEIMNIVKYNLKVEYHAETLSYQRFVTHLKFFAHRMMSNTPVPNDDVSMHLVIKENYAIAWQCAEKISQFLQKKYQRDLTDEERMFLTIHIERVRKENALPQN; from the coding sequence ATGCAGATCGCAAAAATTTTAAACAACAATGTGGTCGTTGCCCTAAATGAACAACAGCAAGAAATTGTCATCATGGGGCGTGGACTCGCCTTTCAAATGAAGGTTAATGACTTTATCGATCCTAAAAAAATAGAAAAAATCTTTGAGTTACGTAGCCATGAATTAACAAACCGATTAAGTGAACTGTTGAGCCAAATACCGATTTCTGTCATGCAAGTCTGTGACAAGATAATTGAAAATGCGAAAAGTAAACTTGGCAGCCTACATGAAAGCTTATATATCGTTTTAACTGATCACTGTAATTATGCAATTGAAAGACAACAAAAAGGCCTCGCTATCACTAATACTATGCTATGGGAAATTCAGCGACTTTATCCAAAAGAGTACCAGTTGGGGTTAGCGTCACTGGCCTTAATTAAGCAAGATTTAGAGATTGATTTACCCATCGATGAAGCTGGGTTTATCGCGTTACATTTCGTTAATGCGCAGCTTACAGGGGAAATGCCTGTTGTTATGCAAACGATGGACGTGATGCAAGAAATCATGAACATTGTGAAATATAACCTAAAAGTTGAGTACCATGCAGAAACATTAAGTTATCAACGCTTCGTTACTCATTTAAAGTTTTTTGCCCATCGCATGATGAGTAATACGCCAGTACCGAATGATGATGTTTCTATGCATCTTGTGATTAAAGAAAATTATGCCATTGCTTGGCAATGTGCCGAAAAAATAAGCCAGTTTTTACAGAAAAAATACCAACGCGACTTAACAGATGAAGAACGTATGTTTCTTACTATCCATATTGAGCGCGTGAGAAAAGAGAACGCGTTACCACAAAATTAA
- the mobB gene encoding molybdopterin-guanine dinucleotide biosynthesis protein MobB has protein sequence MKQNTLPLLGITAYSGTGKTTLLKKVIPLLKQRNVRVGLIKHTHHDMEVDKPGKDSFELRKAGADQTLVASEKRWALMTETPDTNEMDLRYLASRFDPTSLDLILVEGFKHETIDKIALFRSEVGKPLNGLIDDYVVAVASNEIIDTNVPQLDINSPEQIADYIVSWWQKSVLVAKNS, from the coding sequence ATGAAGCAAAATACTCTACCCCTACTTGGAATTACCGCTTACAGTGGCACAGGAAAAACGACCCTATTAAAAAAAGTTATTCCTCTGCTCAAGCAACGTAACGTACGCGTTGGTTTAATTAAACACACTCACCATGACATGGAGGTGGATAAACCAGGCAAGGACAGCTTTGAATTACGTAAAGCTGGTGCTGACCAAACGCTTGTTGCCAGTGAAAAACGCTGGGCACTGATGACTGAAACCCCCGACACGAATGAGATGGATCTACGCTATTTAGCCAGCCGTTTCGATCCCACTTCATTAGATCTGATCCTCGTTGAAGGGTTCAAACATGAAACGATCGACAAAATTGCCTTGTTCCGTTCTGAGGTGGGTAAGCCGTTAAACGGCTTAATTGATGACTATGTGGTTGCTGTTGCCAGCAATGAAATCATTGATACAAATGTGCCGCAGTTAGATATCAATAGCCCAGAACAAATTGCTGATTACATTGTGTCTTGGTGGCAAAAAAGTGTCTTGGTGGCAAAAAACAGTTAA
- the mobA gene encoding molybdenum cofactor guanylyltransferase MobA, with protein sequence MSFRQSITGVILAGGRGTRMGGQDKGLVLLSGKPLYQHILARLQPQVGEVLINANRNQARYSESQLTVISDLNNHFSGPLAGMQSALHHATTDWLLFVPCDVPAFPLNLVEKMFSEKEKHLACYACDAEREHPTFALLHRSLKTQLDDYLARGDRKLMLFMHGVNAKGVIFSPESGSFANLNTLEDSRNWELQQKES encoded by the coding sequence ATGTCATTTCGTCAGTCAATAACCGGTGTGATACTCGCTGGTGGCCGAGGCACTCGAATGGGGGGGCAAGATAAAGGGTTGGTACTTTTATCGGGAAAGCCGCTTTATCAACATATTTTAGCACGCTTACAACCTCAAGTTGGCGAAGTACTCATCAATGCAAACCGTAATCAGGCACGTTACAGCGAAAGCCAATTGACCGTTATTTCTGACTTAAATAACCATTTTTCTGGCCCATTAGCAGGAATGCAATCTGCTTTGCACCACGCGACAACTGACTGGTTACTGTTTGTGCCTTGCGATGTTCCTGCATTTCCTCTTAATTTAGTGGAAAAAATGTTTAGTGAGAAAGAAAAACATTTAGCCTGCTACGCTTGTGATGCAGAACGAGAACACCCTACATTTGCTTTATTACATCGGTCACTAAAAACTCAACTCGATGATTACCTTGCAAGAGGTGACCGTAAATTAATGCTATTTATGCATGGAGTTAATGCAAAAGGCGTTATTTTCTCACCCGAGTCAGGTTCATTTGCGAATCTTAATACACTGGAAGATAGCCGTAACTGGGAGCTACAACAAAAAGAATCATGA
- a CDS encoding YihD family protein: protein MKCHRLNEVIELLHPVWKDNSDLNLVELLQKLADEAGFKGSLSELTDDVLIYHLKMRGSDSNEAIPGLKKDYEDDFKTAILRARGIIKD, encoded by the coding sequence ATGAAATGCCATCGCTTAAATGAAGTTATTGAGCTTCTGCATCCTGTCTGGAAAGATAATTCAGATTTAAACTTGGTAGAATTATTGCAAAAATTGGCTGATGAAGCCGGCTTTAAAGGTAGTTTATCTGAGTTAACAGACGATGTGCTGATTTATCATTTAAAAATGCGTGGCTCGGACAGCAATGAAGCGATCCCGGGTTTAAAAAAAGATTATGAAGATGACTTTAAAACCGCTATTTTGCGTGCCCGTGGCATCATTAAAGACTAA
- a CDS encoding serine/threonine protein kinase, which yields MDEIEHSNFHFSGISPDLILDALMEVGVYPESGLLELNSYENRVYQFQDENRQRYVVKFYRPERWNRSQIQEEHDFTLELRDEGLSVAAPLEFAGQTVLEFGGFIFAIFPSIGGRQYETDNLFQLESVGHLLGRIHQIGQRKNFAFRPTIGVDEYLAQPRQVMASSPLIAERYKAQFMASLDALIAQVKLQWPDSHSSIRLQGDCHPGNILWRDEAWMVDFDDARNGPAIQDIWMLLNGSRQEQVIQLDTLLETYNEFCDFDVKQLKLIEPLRAMRMVHYLGWVIRRWQDPAFPRAFSWLQADDFWQKQSLEFNQQIERLQDAPLQLTPQF from the coding sequence ATGGATGAAATAGAACATTCGAATTTCCATTTTAGTGGAATTTCCCCTGACTTAATTTTAGATGCCTTAATGGAAGTTGGGGTTTACCCCGAATCAGGGCTACTTGAATTAAATAGCTACGAAAATCGTGTTTATCAGTTCCAAGACGAAAATCGGCAACGTTATGTGGTTAAATTTTATCGGCCTGAACGTTGGAACCGCTCACAAATTCAAGAAGAGCACGATTTTACTTTAGAACTACGAGACGAAGGCTTATCTGTAGCCGCACCTCTTGAGTTTGCAGGGCAAACGGTATTGGAATTTGGTGGGTTTATATTTGCAATCTTTCCGAGTATCGGTGGCAGGCAATATGAAACCGACAATTTGTTTCAATTAGAAAGTGTAGGCCACTTATTAGGGCGTATACACCAAATTGGTCAGCGTAAAAATTTTGCATTTCGTCCGACAATAGGCGTCGATGAATATTTGGCGCAACCCCGCCAAGTGATGGCATCGAGTCCTTTGATTGCGGAACGTTATAAAGCCCAATTTATGGCATCTTTAGATGCATTGATTGCACAAGTAAAATTACAATGGCCTGATTCACATTCATCTATTCGCCTACAAGGTGATTGCCATCCAGGTAATATTCTATGGCGCGATGAAGCTTGGATGGTGGATTTTGATGATGCTCGAAACGGGCCTGCAATCCAAGATATCTGGATGCTGCTTAATGGTTCTCGTCAAGAACAAGTCATTCAATTGGATACGTTATTAGAAACGTATAATGAGTTTTGTGATTTTGATGTAAAACAGCTGAAGCTTATTGAACCTCTTAGAGCAATGCGCATGGTACATTACCTCGGGTGGGTTATCCGCCGCTGGCAAGACCCTGCGTTTCCTAGAGCATTTTCATGGCTACAAGCTGATGATTTTTGGCAAAAACAATCGCTCGAATTTAATCAACAAATTGAACGGTTGCAAGACGCCCCTTTGCAGTTAACCCCTCAGTTTTAA
- the dsbA gene encoding thiol:disulfide interchange protein DsbA — protein sequence MKKIMLALLGIAMSFSAAAANYTEGKEYTDVKAVPNLPQVLEFFSFYCPHCYQFESVYKVPQTVEKNLPEGVKMERYHVDFLGPLGADLTQAWAVAIVLKAEDKVTPILFEGIQKTQTINSKADIRNAFIKAGISGEEYDAALNSFVVKSIVAKQQNAAQDLKLRGVPALFVDGKYQVRNNGISVDNAADYGKEFSNVVNFLISKK from the coding sequence ATGAAAAAAATTATGTTGGCTTTGCTTGGTATTGCCATGTCTTTTAGTGCTGCAGCGGCAAACTACACGGAAGGTAAAGAGTATACTGATGTTAAAGCTGTCCCAAATTTACCACAGGTTCTGGAGTTCTTCTCATTTTATTGCCCACACTGTTATCAATTTGAGAGTGTGTATAAAGTGCCTCAAACCGTAGAGAAAAACTTGCCAGAAGGCGTGAAGATGGAACGCTATCACGTTGACTTTCTTGGTCCTTTAGGCGCTGATTTAACCCAAGCTTGGGCTGTTGCGATTGTCCTGAAAGCAGAAGACAAAGTGACACCTATCCTATTTGAAGGCATCCAAAAAACGCAAACTATCAATAGTAAAGCTGATATCCGTAATGCTTTTATCAAAGCAGGTATCTCGGGTGAAGAATATGATGCAGCGTTAAATAGCTTTGTCGTGAAATCTATCGTTGCAAAACAGCAAAACGCAGCGCAAGACTTAAAACTTCGCGGTGTTCCTGCACTATTTGTTGATGGTAAATACCAAGTTCGTAATAACGGTATCTCAGTTGATAATGCGGCTGATTATGGTAAAGAGTTCTCTAACGTTGTGAACTTCTTAATCAGTAAAAAGTAA
- the polA gene encoding DNA polymerase I, with the protein MAQIAENPLILVDGSSYLYRAYHAFPPLTNSAGEPTGAMYGVLNMLRSLIMQYKPSHVAVVFDAKGKTFRDELFESYKSHRPPMPDDLRAQIGPLHEMVEAMGLPLLVVSGVEADDVIGTLACEASRKGIPVLISTGDKDMAQLVEPNITLINTMNNTILGPDEVKEKYGVPPELIIDFLALMGDSSDNIPGVPGVGEKTALALLQGIGSLDAIYNDLEAIAPLGFRGSKTLAPKMAENRDVAFLSYQLATIKTDVELEKTCEELKVAQPDVDKLHRLFSRYEFKRWLADVENGTWMEGKGSSAKASPTPATSPAKPSAPTAPTLCAENYQTILEKADLERWVEKLSKASLFAFDTETDSLDTQEARLVGMSFAIEPGHAAYLPLGHDYLDAPVQLPLKEVLELMKPILESENILKIGQNLKYDAEVLENYDIELKGIGYDTMLESYVLNSVAGMGRHDMDSLADRHLNHKTVSFEEIAGKGKKQLTFNQIALEEAANYAAEDADVTLLLHHALYPQLEAEPKLNHIFQNIEMPLVPVLVRMERKGVLIDANVLAAQSKVITARLAELEKEAFELAGEEFNLASPKQLQTILFEKLQLPVIKKTPSGAASTNEEVLEELALNHALPKLLLEHRSLAKLKSTYTDKLPLMINPRTQRVHTSYHQAVTATGRLSSRDPNLQNIPVRTEEGRRIRQAFVAREGYKVMAADYSQIELRIMAHLSQDKGLLTAFAEGKDIHKATAAEVFGVPLEQVTSDQRRSAKAINFGLIYGMSAFGLARQLGIPRGEAQRYMDLYFERYPGVLRYMENTRIQASEQGYVETLEGRRLYLADIKSSNGMRRKAAEREAINAPMQGTAADIIKKAMIAVDNWLQTEKPHADMLMQVHDELVFEVKESELERVQAQVQSLMEQSMKLDVPLKVDVGIGDNWDEAH; encoded by the coding sequence ATGGCTCAGATTGCAGAAAACCCCCTTATTTTGGTTGATGGTTCTTCTTACCTATACCGTGCTTATCATGCATTTCCTCCACTGACTAATAGTGCAGGTGAGCCTACAGGGGCAATGTATGGCGTGCTTAATATGCTACGCAGTTTAATTATGCAGTATAAACCTAGCCATGTAGCGGTTGTCTTTGATGCGAAGGGAAAAACATTTCGTGATGAATTGTTTGAAAGCTATAAGTCTCATCGCCCACCCATGCCTGATGATTTACGCGCTCAAATCGGCCCATTGCATGAAATGGTTGAAGCGATGGGGTTGCCTTTACTTGTTGTTTCAGGCGTAGAGGCTGATGATGTTATCGGGACATTAGCCTGTGAAGCAAGCCGAAAAGGTATACCTGTGTTAATCAGTACGGGCGATAAAGATATGGCGCAATTAGTTGAACCTAATATTACGCTAATCAATACCATGAATAACACTATTCTAGGGCCTGATGAAGTCAAAGAAAAATACGGTGTTCCCCCTGAACTTATCATCGACTTTTTAGCCTTAATGGGGGATTCATCAGACAACATTCCCGGCGTGCCAGGTGTTGGTGAAAAAACAGCACTCGCTTTACTGCAAGGTATTGGTAGCTTAGACGCAATTTATAATGACCTTGAAGCTATCGCGCCATTAGGTTTTAGAGGCTCTAAAACGTTAGCTCCTAAAATGGCGGAAAACCGTGATGTTGCCTTTTTATCGTACCAATTAGCGACCATTAAAACGGATGTTGAGCTGGAAAAAACGTGTGAAGAGCTGAAAGTTGCTCAACCTGATGTGGATAAACTGCATCGATTATTCAGTCGTTATGAATTTAAACGTTGGCTAGCCGATGTTGAAAATGGGACTTGGATGGAGGGTAAAGGCTCAAGTGCGAAAGCAAGCCCAACACCAGCAACATCACCTGCGAAGCCATCAGCCCCAACTGCGCCAACATTGTGTGCCGAAAATTACCAAACGATCCTAGAAAAAGCCGATTTAGAGCGCTGGGTTGAAAAATTAAGCAAAGCATCATTATTTGCTTTTGATACTGAAACCGATAGCTTAGATACCCAAGAAGCTCGTTTAGTGGGAATGTCATTTGCAATTGAACCGGGGCACGCCGCTTATTTACCATTAGGCCACGATTACCTTGATGCGCCAGTACAGCTTCCTCTGAAAGAGGTTTTGGAACTTATGAAGCCTATTCTTGAGAGTGAAAACATCCTCAAAATTGGCCAAAACTTGAAGTATGATGCAGAAGTTCTTGAGAATTATGACATCGAATTAAAAGGCATTGGTTATGACACCATGCTGGAATCCTATGTATTAAACAGTGTTGCGGGGATGGGACGCCATGATATGGACAGCTTGGCCGATCGTCATTTGAACCACAAAACGGTGAGCTTTGAAGAGATTGCAGGGAAAGGCAAAAAACAGCTAACATTTAACCAAATCGCCTTAGAAGAAGCCGCTAATTATGCGGCAGAAGATGCAGATGTCACGTTATTATTGCACCACGCGTTATATCCACAATTAGAGGCAGAACCAAAGCTTAATCATATTTTCCAAAATATTGAAATGCCACTTGTGCCTGTGTTAGTGCGTATGGAGCGTAAAGGCGTTTTAATTGATGCAAACGTACTTGCAGCGCAGTCAAAAGTGATTACTGCCCGTTTAGCTGAATTGGAAAAAGAGGCTTTCGAACTTGCAGGGGAAGAGTTTAACCTCGCTTCACCAAAGCAATTGCAAACGATTTTATTCGAAAAATTACAATTGCCAGTGATAAAGAAAACGCCAAGTGGGGCTGCATCGACCAATGAAGAAGTACTTGAGGAATTGGCGCTGAACCATGCATTGCCGAAATTATTGCTTGAGCACCGTAGTTTAGCCAAATTGAAATCCACGTACACGGATAAACTGCCGCTAATGATTAACCCGCGTACTCAGCGCGTTCATACTTCTTACCACCAAGCTGTCACGGCAACAGGGCGTTTGTCTTCTCGGGATCCTAACTTACAAAACATCCCAGTGAGAACCGAAGAAGGGCGTCGGATCCGCCAAGCCTTTGTTGCACGTGAAGGCTACAAAGTGATGGCTGCGGACTATTCACAAATTGAATTGCGTATTATGGCGCATTTATCCCAAGATAAAGGCCTATTAACGGCATTTGCGGAAGGGAAAGATATCCATAAAGCAACAGCCGCTGAAGTCTTTGGTGTACCACTGGAACAAGTCACTAGTGACCAACGCCGCAGTGCCAAAGCGATTAATTTCGGGCTTATCTATGGCATGAGTGCGTTTGGCTTAGCGCGTCAATTAGGGATCCCTCGTGGTGAGGCGCAGCGCTATATGGATCTTTACTTTGAACGTTACCCTGGTGTATTACGTTACATGGAAAACACACGTATACAGGCTTCCGAACAAGGCTATGTTGAAACACTTGAGGGGCGCCGTTTATATCTGGCAGATATTAAATCCAGTAATGGGATGCGCCGTAAAGCAGCGGAACGCGAAGCGATCAACGCGCCAATGCAAGGAACCGCTGCGGATATCATTAAAAAAGCCATGATTGCCGTTGATAATTGGTTGCAAACGGAAAAACCGCATGCAGACATGCTAATGCAGGTTCACGATGAATTGGTCTTTGAGGTCAAAGAATCTGAACTAGAGCGTGTCCAAGCTCAAGTTCAGTCATTAATGGAACAAAGTATGAAACTCGATGTACCATTAAAAGTGGATGTAGGGATTGGCGATAACTGGGATGAAGCCCATTAA
- the yihA gene encoding ribosome biogenesis GTP-binding protein YihA/YsxC, translating to MAIKNHNYQMAKFVISAPDIRHLPKDTGIEVAFAGRSNAGKSSALNALTQQKSLARTSKTPGRTQLINLFEVEEGVRLVDLPGYGYAEVPEEMKRKWQQALGEYLQKRECIKGLVVLMDIRHPLKDLDMQMIEWSVAMNVPVLVLLTKADKLASGARKKQLMEVRQALAPLEGDIEVEYFSALKKIGVDKLRIKLDSWYNTPA from the coding sequence ATGGCAATTAAAAATCATAACTACCAGATGGCAAAATTTGTCATCAGTGCACCCGATATCCGCCATCTACCTAAAGATACCGGAATTGAGGTGGCTTTTGCTGGCCGCTCTAATGCGGGGAAATCCAGTGCATTAAATGCATTAACACAGCAAAAAAGCTTAGCACGTACCAGTAAAACACCAGGAAGAACTCAGCTAATCAACCTATTTGAAGTTGAGGAAGGCGTTCGCCTTGTTGACCTTCCGGGCTATGGTTATGCCGAAGTTCCTGAAGAAATGAAACGTAAATGGCAGCAAGCACTCGGGGAATATCTCCAAAAAAGAGAATGTATTAAGGGGCTTGTTGTATTAATGGATATCCGTCATCCATTAAAAGACCTCGATATGCAAATGATTGAATGGTCTGTTGCAATGAATGTGCCCGTTTTAGTTTTGCTCACTAAAGCAGACAAACTTGCCTCTGGCGCAAGAAAGAAACAGTTAATGGAAGTTCGCCAAGCACTTGCTCCTCTTGAAGGGGATATTGAAGTGGAATACTTTTCAGCGCTGAAAAAGATTGGTGTCGATAAACTCCGCATTAAGCTAGATAGTTGGTATAACACACCAGCTTGA